One window of the Rhipicephalus microplus isolate Deutch F79 chromosome 2, USDA_Rmic, whole genome shotgun sequence genome contains the following:
- the LOC119169325 gene encoding uncharacterized protein LOC119169325 isoform X2: MFSGSVLLPGGDATADCTLRTTDGGSFEAQRGFLATVSPYFAAVFREQFGAQKDVVVSGVSAAVLDALLTFQYTDQLCVNAHNILDVLRAADMLLLEDARKQCLMLLLKTMGINNCVGLATLTRQYYFPSFTDAVFAFLRNNFDEIWQRSEEFPETPAWLMYDLLSSPELNVGREENVLHAVAKWWMSGSQAAGPDGAMLLQLLQCVRIGRCSNEALNQFASRWPFLVEIAEYQTAIVQALRKGPCMCEPNKLLRALTEPETPPQPAPPANMAANPAVAAGLAVNEAGNPLVAQMALFNVPAFLGPPIPLMDLAPPAPEPEPEPEYVPMDLRQASCEQCGLTNPERWLPRLPSEVIFVVGGWSNGQPRDIIETYDPLVNRWFQHKDPSFTSRAYHGVVLFRRRFYVIGGMRLRMYLRSIESYDLDRGQWNHHSPMHTPRAYVTAAALGEHIYAMGGHTGVERTSTVERYSPRTNQWTMVARMMRRRSDGAACSFKGRLYISGGFNGRKVLESVEEYNPSLDSWSLVRPLPYPRCSHRMFGHGGLLYVIGGFDGRRRLHTVLKSEDTLPLRWRRAPSMNGARSTFAVAALGDVIYVIGGFNGTGLLASVECYTPGNKHWIKAKPLNTPVSAVAGCTLSGINVTRKFSARGALLPPANPQAS, translated from the exons ATGTTCTCCGGCAGCGTCCTGCTGCCCGGCGGTGATGCAACGGCAGACTGCACGCTGCGCACCACGGACGGCGGCTCGTTCGAGGCGCAGCGTGGCTTCCTGGCCACTGTCAGCCCGTACTTCGCGGCGGTGTTCCGCGAGCAGTTTGGCGCCCAGAAGGACGTCGTCGTCAGCGGAGTCAGCGCCGCCGTGCTCGACGCCCTGCTCACGTTCCAGTACACGGACCAG CTATGCGTCAATGCTCACAACATCCTGGATGTACTGCGGGCTGCCGACATGCTACTGCTGGAAGACGCTCGAAAACAGTGTCTTATGCTGCTCCTGAAGACAATGGGCATCAACAACTGTGTGGGCCTGGCCACCCTCACACGCCAGTACTACTTCCCGAGCTTCACAGATGCCGTGTTCGCCTTCTTGCGCAACAACTTTGACGAG ATATGGCAAAGAAGCGAGGAGTTCCCGGAAACGCCTGCGTGGCTCATGTATGACCTTCTCTCGTCGCCGGAGCTGAATGTCGGGCGCGAAGAGAACGTGCTTCACGCCGTAGCAAAATGGTGGATGTCCGGTTCACAAGCCGCAGGGCCCGATGGCGCCATGTTGCTCCAACTTCTCCAGTGTGTCCGCATCGGCCGATGCAGCAACGA GGCCCTGAACCAATTCGCCAGTCGGTGGCCTTTTCTGGTCGAGATAGCCGAGTACCAGACTGCGATCGTGCAGGCCTTGAGAAAAGGCCCCTGCATGTGCGAACCCAACAAGCTATTGCGCGCACTGACTGAACCAGAAACGCCGCCCCAGCCAGCTCCTCCAGCAAACATGGCTGCCAACCCGGCGGTGGCAGCCGGCCTCGCTGTCAACGAGGCCGGCAATCCATTGGTCGCTCAAATGGCCCTTTTCAATGTACCTGCGTTTCTCGGACCGCCCATTCCGTTAATGGATTTGGCTCCACCAGCGCCGGAGCCCGAGCCCGAACCAGAATACG TGCCCATGGATCTGAGGCAGGCCAGCTGCGAGCAGTGCGGTCTGACTAACCCCGAACGCTGGCTACCACGGTTGCCGAGTGAGGTGATCTTTGTGGTCGGCGGCTGGAGTAATGGCCAGCCCCGAGACATCATCGAGACCTACGACCCGCTTGTCAACCGTTGGTTTCAGCACAAGGACCCAAGTTTCACTTCAAG GGCCTACCACGGTGTGGTGCTGTTCCGGCGGCGCTTTTATGTGATTGGCGGCATGAGACTGCGCATGTACCTGCGCTCGATTGAGAGCTACGACCTGGACCGCGGCCAGTGGAACCACCACTCGCCGATGCACACGCCGCGGGCTTACGTGACTGCGGCGGCGCTCGGAGAGCACATCTACGCCATGGGAGGCCACACTG GCGTCGAGCGCACATCCACGGTGGAGCGGTACAGCCCCCGCACGAACCAGTGGACCATGGTCGCACGCATGATGAGGAGGCGAAGCGACGGTGCAGCGTGTTCTTTCAAAG GCCGTCTGTACATCAGCGGTGGCTTCAACGGCCGCAAAGTACTCGAGAGCGTGGAAGAATACAATCCATCGCTGGACTCGTGGTCGCTGGTGCGACCGCTGCCCTATCCCCGCTGCAGCCACCGCATGTTCGGCCACGGCGGTCTGCTATACGTCATTGGGGGCTTCGACGGACGCCGCCGGCTGCACACAG TGCTCAAAAGCGAGGATACTCTTCCGCTGAGATGGCGCAGGGCGCCCTCTATGAACGGCGCCCGCAGCACGTTCGCCGTGGCAGCGCTCGGAGACGTCATCTACGTCATTGGCGGCTTCAATG GGACTGGGTTGTTAGCCAGCGTGGAGTGCTACACGCCTGGAAATAAGCACTGGATCAAGGCCAAGCCCCTCAACACGCCCGTCAGTGCGGTGGCTGGCTGCACCCTCAGCGGTATCAATGTGACGCGAAAGTTCTCCGCACGGG GGGCTTTGCTACCGCCAGCGAATCCACAGGCTTCCTGA
- the LOC119169325 gene encoding uncharacterized protein LOC119169325 isoform X1: MFSGSVLLPGGDATADCTLRTTDGGSFEAQRGFLATVSPYFAAVFREQFGAQKDVVVSGVSAAVLDALLTFQYTDQLCVNAHNILDVLRAADMLLLEDARKQCLMLLLKTMGINNCVGLATLTRQYYFPSFTDAVFAFLRNNFDEIWQRSEEFPETPAWLMYDLLSSPELNVGREENVLHAVAKWWMSGSQAAGPDGAMLLQLLQCVRIGRCSNEALNQFASRWPFLVEIAEYQTAIVQALRKGPCMCEPNKLLRALTEPETPPQPAPPANMAANPAVAAGLAVNEAGNPLVAQMALFNVPAFLGPPIPLMDLAPPAPEPEPEPEYVPMDLRQASCEQCGLTNPERWLPRLPSEVIFVVGGWSNGQPRDIIETYDPLVNRWFQHKDPSFTSRAYHGVVLFRRRFYVIGGMRLRMYLRSIESYDLDRGQWNHHSPMHTPRAYVTAAALGEHIYAMGGHTGVERTSTVERYSPRTNQWTMVARMMRRRSDGAACSFKGRLYISGGFNGRKVLESVEEYNPSLDSWSLVRPLPYPRCSHRMFGHGGLLYVIGGFDGRRRLHTVLKSEDTLPLRWRRAPSMNGARSTFAVAALGDVIYVIGGFNGTGLLASVECYTPGNKHWIKAKPLNTPVSAVAGCTLSGINVTRKFSARVLRSSESLPLKLHKTPPLTCTRGTFALATPGGMIYVIGGYNGIY, encoded by the exons ATGTTCTCCGGCAGCGTCCTGCTGCCCGGCGGTGATGCAACGGCAGACTGCACGCTGCGCACCACGGACGGCGGCTCGTTCGAGGCGCAGCGTGGCTTCCTGGCCACTGTCAGCCCGTACTTCGCGGCGGTGTTCCGCGAGCAGTTTGGCGCCCAGAAGGACGTCGTCGTCAGCGGAGTCAGCGCCGCCGTGCTCGACGCCCTGCTCACGTTCCAGTACACGGACCAG CTATGCGTCAATGCTCACAACATCCTGGATGTACTGCGGGCTGCCGACATGCTACTGCTGGAAGACGCTCGAAAACAGTGTCTTATGCTGCTCCTGAAGACAATGGGCATCAACAACTGTGTGGGCCTGGCCACCCTCACACGCCAGTACTACTTCCCGAGCTTCACAGATGCCGTGTTCGCCTTCTTGCGCAACAACTTTGACGAG ATATGGCAAAGAAGCGAGGAGTTCCCGGAAACGCCTGCGTGGCTCATGTATGACCTTCTCTCGTCGCCGGAGCTGAATGTCGGGCGCGAAGAGAACGTGCTTCACGCCGTAGCAAAATGGTGGATGTCCGGTTCACAAGCCGCAGGGCCCGATGGCGCCATGTTGCTCCAACTTCTCCAGTGTGTCCGCATCGGCCGATGCAGCAACGA GGCCCTGAACCAATTCGCCAGTCGGTGGCCTTTTCTGGTCGAGATAGCCGAGTACCAGACTGCGATCGTGCAGGCCTTGAGAAAAGGCCCCTGCATGTGCGAACCCAACAAGCTATTGCGCGCACTGACTGAACCAGAAACGCCGCCCCAGCCAGCTCCTCCAGCAAACATGGCTGCCAACCCGGCGGTGGCAGCCGGCCTCGCTGTCAACGAGGCCGGCAATCCATTGGTCGCTCAAATGGCCCTTTTCAATGTACCTGCGTTTCTCGGACCGCCCATTCCGTTAATGGATTTGGCTCCACCAGCGCCGGAGCCCGAGCCCGAACCAGAATACG TGCCCATGGATCTGAGGCAGGCCAGCTGCGAGCAGTGCGGTCTGACTAACCCCGAACGCTGGCTACCACGGTTGCCGAGTGAGGTGATCTTTGTGGTCGGCGGCTGGAGTAATGGCCAGCCCCGAGACATCATCGAGACCTACGACCCGCTTGTCAACCGTTGGTTTCAGCACAAGGACCCAAGTTTCACTTCAAG GGCCTACCACGGTGTGGTGCTGTTCCGGCGGCGCTTTTATGTGATTGGCGGCATGAGACTGCGCATGTACCTGCGCTCGATTGAGAGCTACGACCTGGACCGCGGCCAGTGGAACCACCACTCGCCGATGCACACGCCGCGGGCTTACGTGACTGCGGCGGCGCTCGGAGAGCACATCTACGCCATGGGAGGCCACACTG GCGTCGAGCGCACATCCACGGTGGAGCGGTACAGCCCCCGCACGAACCAGTGGACCATGGTCGCACGCATGATGAGGAGGCGAAGCGACGGTGCAGCGTGTTCTTTCAAAG GCCGTCTGTACATCAGCGGTGGCTTCAACGGCCGCAAAGTACTCGAGAGCGTGGAAGAATACAATCCATCGCTGGACTCGTGGTCGCTGGTGCGACCGCTGCCCTATCCCCGCTGCAGCCACCGCATGTTCGGCCACGGCGGTCTGCTATACGTCATTGGGGGCTTCGACGGACGCCGCCGGCTGCACACAG TGCTCAAAAGCGAGGATACTCTTCCGCTGAGATGGCGCAGGGCGCCCTCTATGAACGGCGCCCGCAGCACGTTCGCCGTGGCAGCGCTCGGAGACGTCATCTACGTCATTGGCGGCTTCAATG GGACTGGGTTGTTAGCCAGCGTGGAGTGCTACACGCCTGGAAATAAGCACTGGATCAAGGCCAAGCCCCTCAACACGCCCGTCAGTGCGGTGGCTGGCTGCACCCTCAGCGGTATCAATGTGACGCGAAAGTTCTCCGCACGGG